AAATAGAGATAGAGGAGACAATTAAATATGAAAATGACATTAAGATGGTTCGGAACAGGCTATGATAGCGTTACATTGGAACAAATTCGTCAAATCCCTGGAGTGACAGGTGTAATCACAACACTTTACGATACAAAACCTGGTGAAGTGTGGACACAAGAAGCAATTCACGCTCTTAAAGAGGAAGTAGAAGCTTCAGGATTAAAGATTGAAGGAATTGAAAGTGTAAACGTACATGATGATATTAAAGCTGGAACTGATAAACGCGATATGTATATTGACAACTATATCGAAAGTTTGGAAAACCTCGGTAAAGAAGGCATTGATATGGTGTGTTATAACTTTATGCCAGTATTTGATTGGACTCGCTCCGATTTAGCAAAAATGCGTGAAGATGGATCAACAGTATTATCCTACGATCAAGCAATCATTGATGAAATCGATATTGATAATATCTTTGCATCCATTGATGAAAAGTCGAATGGATTTGTATTGCCTGGTTGGGAACCTGAACGTATGGAACATATTAAAGAACTCTTTGCATTATACAGTACTGTAAGCGAAGAAGATCTCTTTAATAACCTTGTTTATTTCCTTGAACGCATTATGCCAACATGTGAAAAATACGGTATTAAGATGGCAATTCACCCTGATGATCCAGCATGGCCAGTCTTTGGGTTACCACGTATTATCACAAATAAAGAAAACTTAGTTCGTTTGATGAAAGCTGTCGATAACAAACACAATGGTGTTACATTCTGCAGTGGTTCATACGGATCAAATCCTAAAAACGATCTTGTTGAAATGATTCACGCTTTAGAAGGACGTATTCATTTCGCGCATGTACGTAACATTATCTATCTTGGTGACAAGAAATTTGATGAAGCAGCACATTTATCATCCGATGGTTCACTGGATATGTACCGCATTATGGAAGCATTGTATGATACAGGATTCGATGGCCCCGTTCGTCCTGATCATGGACGCGCAATTTGGGGTGAAATCGCAATGCCAGGTTATGGACTTTACGACCGTGCAATTGGTGCATCCTACCTCAATGGTATTTGGGAAAGTTTAACGAAGACGAAGTAACCCTATGACAACTATTACAGAGCAAATTAAAAATATCGGAATTGTTCCCGTTGTTAAATTGGACGACGCAAAGGATGCAATTCCACTCGCAAAGGCGCTTATTGAAGGGGGACTTCCGTGTGCGGAGGTAACCTTTCGTACAGATGCTGCTTACGAATCCATTCGTTTGATTGCGGAAACATACCCAGAAATGCTTGTTGGAGCAGGAACAGTTCTTACAACGGAACAGGTGGATGCATCCATCGAAGCGGGCGCAAAGTTCATAGTAAGCCCAGGATTGAATCCTAAAATTGTTAAATATTGCATTGAGAAAAACATCCCAATTTTTCCAGGATGTGCGAATGCCTCGGATATTGAGCAAGCAATCGAGTGTGGATTGGAAGTCGTAAAATTCTTTCCCGCTGAAGTGAATGGCGGATTGGATGCCATTAATGCACTCTCAGGACCGTATCCAAATATGAAATTCATGCCAACAGGTGGTGTCAATCTTAAGAATATGATGCGCTATTTGAGCAGTGATAAAATCATTGCGTGTGGTGGTACGTGGATGGTCAGTGATGCTTTGATAAAATCTGGGAATTATGATGAGATTGTAAGAATTTCGCAAGAAGCTGTTAACCAAATGATCGATTTACGTTTGGATGGTATGGAATCTTCGAATGACGCTGTTTTAAGCATTCTTGATATTGAACGCACATCACACTATGTTGTATCAACAACACATCTATCACGTGCAATGTACAACCTGGCTTCAAAAGGTTATGAATTTACAACACCAAAAATGGAGTCAGGTCACATGAGCAGTGAAATTGTAGGAAAAAATATTAAATTAATTGAACGTTAATCAGGAGGTCAATATGAAAGTAGTAACATTTGGAGAAATCATGCTCCGTCTTGCACCCCATGGGTACTATCGCTTTACACAAGCACATGATTATGAGGCAACTTTTGGAGGCGGAGAGGCAAACGTCGCTGTTTCACTGGCAAACTATGGTGATGAAGCACGTTTTGTAACCAAACTCCCTACTCACGAAATTGGCGACAGTGCCGTAAATGATTTGCGTGCCAATGGTGTTGATACAGATTTCATCACGCGTGGTGGTGAACGTGTCGGGATCTACTTCCTTGAAAAAGGCGCATCTCAACGTGCATCGAATGTCATTTATGACCGAGCACATTCTTCAATTGCAACTGCAAAACCAGAAGACTTCGATTGGGACGCAATTTTCACGGACGCAGATTGGTTCCATTTTACAGGAATCACCCCAGCTTTGGGCGATAATGTCGCTGCAATCTGTGAAGAGGCCTGCAAAGTTGCCAAGGCAAAGGGTGTGCGAATCAGTTGTGATCTCAATTACCGAAAGAAACTTTGGTCAACCAAAGAAGCATCGGAAACAATGACAAAACTCGCCAAATACATCGATGTCTTGATTGCAAATGAAGAAGATTCCGAAAAAGTATTTGGAATTAAATCCCATGCAACAGACGTTACTGCGGGATCATTGAACCGTGAAGGATACATTGATGTCGCAAAACAACTTAAAGAAAAATTCAATTTTGAATATGTAGCAATCACACTTCGTGAGAGCATTACTGCCAATGATAACCGTTGGGGAGCGATGGTTTATGTCGATCAAAAACCATATTTCTCAAAACAATATGATATCCATATTGTCGACCGTGTTGGTGGTGGGGATTCATTTGCTGGAGGACTTATTTATGCACTAATGCATGGTTATGAACCGCAAGAAGCAGTTGATTTTGCAGTTGCGGCAAGTTGTCTGAAACACTCAATTGAAGGTGATTACAACCGCGTTAGCGTGGCTGAAGTAACAGC
The window above is part of the Erysipelothrix sp. HDW6C genome. Proteins encoded here:
- a CDS encoding bifunctional 4-hydroxy-2-oxoglutarate aldolase/2-dehydro-3-deoxy-phosphogluconate aldolase — encoded protein: MTTITEQIKNIGIVPVVKLDDAKDAIPLAKALIEGGLPCAEVTFRTDAAYESIRLIAETYPEMLVGAGTVLTTEQVDASIEAGAKFIVSPGLNPKIVKYCIEKNIPIFPGCANASDIEQAIECGLEVVKFFPAEVNGGLDAINALSGPYPNMKFMPTGGVNLKNMMRYLSSDKIIACGGTWMVSDALIKSGNYDEIVRISQEAVNQMIDLRLDGMESSNDAVLSILDIERTSHYVVSTTHLSRAMYNLASKGYEFTTPKMESGHMSSEIVGKNIKLIER
- the uxuA gene encoding mannonate dehydratase, with the translated sequence MKMTLRWFGTGYDSVTLEQIRQIPGVTGVITTLYDTKPGEVWTQEAIHALKEEVEASGLKIEGIESVNVHDDIKAGTDKRDMYIDNYIESLENLGKEGIDMVCYNFMPVFDWTRSDLAKMREDGSTVLSYDQAIIDEIDIDNIFASIDEKSNGFVLPGWEPERMEHIKELFALYSTVSEEDLFNNLVYFLERIMPTCEKYGIKMAIHPDDPAWPVFGLPRIITNKENLVRLMKAVDNKHNGVTFCSGSYGSNPKNDLVEMIHALEGRIHFAHVRNIIYLGDKKFDEAAHLSSDGSLDMYRIMEALYDTGFDGPVRPDHGRAIWGEIAMPGYGLYDRAIGASYLNGIWESLTKTK
- a CDS encoding sugar kinase → MKVVTFGEIMLRLAPHGYYRFTQAHDYEATFGGGEANVAVSLANYGDEARFVTKLPTHEIGDSAVNDLRANGVDTDFITRGGERVGIYFLEKGASQRASNVIYDRAHSSIATAKPEDFDWDAIFTDADWFHFTGITPALGDNVAAICEEACKVAKAKGVRISCDLNYRKKLWSTKEASETMTKLAKYIDVLIANEEDSEKVFGIKSHATDVTAGSLNREGYIDVAKQLKEKFNFEYVAITLRESITANDNRWGAMVYVDQKPYFSKQYDIHIVDRVGGGDSFAGGLIYALMHGYEPQEAVDFAVAASCLKHSIEGDYNRVSVAEVTALAAGDGTGRVQR